In Gossypium arboreum isolate Shixiya-1 chromosome 5, ASM2569848v2, whole genome shotgun sequence, a single genomic region encodes these proteins:
- the LOC108477451 gene encoding apyrase 2-like has protein sequence MTKIFSFFQATAGLRALGGEASDKILQSVRELLKSRSTLKSEANGVKILDGSQEGSYEWVTINYLLGNLGRTYQDTVGMVDLGGGSVQMAYAISKNAASRAPSLPAGQDNYVNEMYLKGSKYYLYVHSYLHYGLLAARAEILKATEDSGNPCILEGFDG, from the exons ATGACAAAGATATTTAGCTTTTTCCAG GCAACTGCTGGTCTGAGGGCATTAGGAGGCGAGGCATCTGATAAAATTTTGCAATCG GTTAGGGAACTTTTGAAAAGTAGAAGCACCCTTAAATCCGAGGCAAATGGGGTCAAAATTCTGGACGGCTCTCAAGAAGGTTCTTATGAGTGG GTGACAATAAATTACCTACTAGGGAATTTGGGAAGGACATATCAAGACACAGTTGGCATGGTTGATCTTGGTGGTGGATCTGTTCAAATGGCGTATGCCATCTCCAAGAATGCTGCTTCAAGAGCTCCAAGTTTACCAGCTGGACAGGACaattatgtaaatgaaatgtATCTCAAGGGATCAAAATATTACCTCTATGTACACAG TTATTTGCACTATGGCTTACTGGCAGCTCGAGCAGAAATTTTGAAGGCCACTGAAGATTCTGGCAACCCTTGCATCTTGGAGGGTTTTGATG GTTGA